The genomic DNA CCATCCGGGCGCCGAGCGGTATTTCCGCGAAGTCGGCCTGTTGGAATGAATGCAGCAACACAAGGTTCGGGCGCATTTCAGGACAGAAGCGTCCGAATTTCATCTCGAGTGAGTGCAGATGGCCGAAGAAACGCATCAGCAAAAACTTGAGGATCTCATCGCCGAGAACGATACCGGCGCGCGTGACGCGTCCGGGCTGGCGCGAAAAGTCGTTCTTGGTGTTGCGCTGCTGTGGCCGCTTTATCAGCTCTACATGGCCTCTCCCTTGCCCTTCGTCACGGGATTCGGTCTGATCGACGACAGCCAGCAGCGGTCGATCCACCTTGCCTTTGCCCTGTTTCTGGGTTTTCTGACATTTCCGGCATTTCTTGCTGCGCCCCGCAAATACATCCCGCTTTACGACTGGTTTCTTGCGATCTTTGCGGCAGGATGCTCGCTCTATATCCTTGTATTCTACCGGGATGTGGTCGAGAACGCCGGCGGTCTGCGGACCTCCGCTGAAACCATTGTCTCGGTCCTGGGGATCATTCTGGTGATGGAAATCACGCGGCGCGTGCTTGGCCCGTCTCTGGTCATCGTCGCCGCAATTTTCTCTCTCTACGTCTTTGTCGGTCCGATGTTGCCTGATTTGATCTCGCATCGCGGCTTTTCGCTGAACCGCTATGTCGATCATATGTGGCTGACAACCGAGGGAATCTTCGGCCTGCCGCTGGGGGTTTCAAACAGTTTTATTTTCCTCTTCGTTTTGTTCGGTGCGCTGCTGGACAAGGGCGGCGCGGGCAATTTCTTCATCAAACTGTCATTCTCGATGCTGGGCCATCTGCGCGGAGGACCGGCCAAGGCAGCTGTGGTGTCCTCTGGCCTGACCGGCCTCATTTCCGGGTCGGCCATCGCCAACGTCGTGACCACCGGCACCTTCACAATTCCCTTGATGAAGCGGATCGGCTTTTCCGCCGAGAAGGCCGCCGCGATTGAGGTGTCGGCCTCAATCAACGGGCAGATCATGCCGCCGGTGATGGGAGCAGCTGCGTTCCTGATGACCGAATTTGTCGGTATCTCCTATTACCAGGTGGTCGTGCATGCTTTTGTACCGGCCATCGTCAGCTATATCGGCCTGTTCTACATCGTCCATCTGGAAGCGGTAAAAGCGGATATGCCGGTGCTGGCCAAACTTCGCGAAAGCTCGCTGTTGCGCATCATCTGGAATTTCCTTTTCGGTTTTGGAGCCGTCGCGCTGGTTGCGGGGATTGTCTATGCCGTGGCCATCGGACTGCGCATGGCTGCAGGCGTATTTGCCGTGCCGCTTGCTGCGGTGTTGCTGGTCGCGCTTTATATCTGGCTTCTCAGCATTGCGGCGCACTACCCCGAGCTTGAGATCGATGACCCGGACGCGCCTCTGGTGACGATTCCCGAACTCAAGCCTACGCTGATGGCCGGGTTGCATTTTGCGCTGCCCATAGGTGTGCTGATCTGGTGCCTGATGGTTCAGCGCCTGTCGCCTGGGCTGGCGGTATCCTGGGCAATCATCGTCATGGTCGCGATCATGCTGACCCAAAAACCCGTCACGGCGTGGTTCCGCGGTCAAAAAACCGCCGGTTTTGGCGCGGAGTTTCGCGAAGGGTTCGGCGATCTGATCGACGGCTTCATTGCCGGTTCGCGTAATATGGTGGGCATCGCAGTGGCAATGGCCGCAGCAGGTATCATTGTCGGCGTGGTTTCGTTGACCGGGCTCGGGCTGCTGATGACCGAGATCATTAACGCTGTATCGGGCGGCAACGTGATGATGATGCTGCTGTTCACCGCGATCATGTGCGTTGTGCTGGGCATGGGCCTGCCGACCACGGCTAACTACATTGTCGTGGCCAGCATTATGGCGCAGCCGCTGGTGACCATCGCGGCACAGAACGGTCTGGTGATCCCGCTTTTTGCGGTACATCTGTTTGTCTTTTATTTCGGACTGATGTCGGGCACGACTCCGCCGGTGGCAGTCGACAGCTTTGCCGGGGCGGCAGTGGCCCGTTCCGATCCGATGAAAACCAGTGTGCAGGCATTTTATTATTCGCTACGCACTGCGATCCTGCCTTTTATCTTTGTCCTGAACCCGGAAATGCTGTTGATCGGCGTCGAACACTGGTGGTCTGCCGCGCTGATTATTGTTTCAGCCACAATCGCCATGTGCATTTTCGGGGCCGCGACGCAAGGGTATTTTCTGGTTAAAAGCTACCGGCTGGAAAGCGCCCTTCTGATCGTGATTGCACTGTCGCTGCTGCGTCCGGGATTCTGGCTCGACAGGGTGCAGCCACCGTTTCAGCCGGTGAATCCGGACACCATCTATGCCGTGGTCGAAACCGCTCCGGATAATGCGCAGATCCAGATGTCCATGAATGGCGAAAATTTCAGCGGTGATAGGGTCCAACGCCTTGTCGCCATCGCTCTGGGACCGTCAGGCGCGTCCGGCGCGAACCGGTTGCGGGATGCCACCGGCATGGATATGCGTTTCCAGGATGGCGGGCTTTATGTAGACAATGTGGCCTTCAACAGCCCGGCGCAGAAATGGGGTGTCGATTTTGACTGGCAGGTGTTGGAATTGAACAAGCCCAACGCACGTGCGGCGAAGGAATGGTTTTACCTTCCGGCCTACGTCTTGCTCGGCCTTCTCATGTTCCGACAATTGTCACGCAGACGCCGGAAAGCGGGGCCGTAAGGTGTATAATCATCTCCTCGTCCCTGTCGATCTTGACCATCCTGCCTGCAGCGACAAAGCCATGCGGTCCGCCAGGCAGATCGCCGCTGCCTGTGATGCAGTGCTGCACGTCATGACTGTTGTCGCTCCGCTGGACAGCTTCACCGCAACGCTGTTTCCTCATGGCTTTTCCAGACAAGTGACCGAGACCGTCCGCGAAAAGTTGCACGCTTACACCGAAAAGGCCGCCCTGCAGGGCCTGAATGTTCAACATATTGTAGCGCATGGAGCGATTTACGATCAGATCCTCACAATCGCAAAAAGGGTCGATGCCGATCTGATTGTCATGGCCTCGCACCGCCCCGAACTCAGCGATTATCTGCTTGGTCCCAACGCAGCCAAAGTCGTGCGCCATGCAAACTGTTCCGTGATGGTGGTAAGAGACTGAAAAAGCTGAAAAACCTTCCGCCTTATTTTTCCGTTCCGCGTAACACTATTTCACCGCTGAGAAGACGCTTTGCCGCATCCGGCGTGGCCGTTATCATTCAGCGAATCGAAACAGGACTGGCGCCTAATGAAAATTGTTGAAATCCGCGAAATGACCGCCTCAATCGCCTCGGAAATCTCCAACGCCTATATCGACTTTTCAAAAATGAACTGTTCGGTCGTGGCGGTGGTAACGGACCAGATGCGCGGCGGCAAACCAATTATCGGCTATGGTTTCAACTCCAACGGGCGCTACGCCGCTGGCGGCCTGATGCGCGAGCGCTTCCTGCCCAGGCTGGAGGCGGCGGCAGCGGATGATCTGATCCGCGATGACGCAACCAACCTTGATCCATTCAAAATCTGGGACTGTCTGATGCAGAATGAAAAGCCGGGCGGCCATGGTGAGCGCTCTGTTGCCGTCGGCACCATCGACATGGCGGTCTGGGATGCGGTGGCGAAAATCGAGGACAAGCCGCTCTATCAGGTGCTGGCTGACCGCTATCGAAACGGCCAGGCCGACGACCGGGTCTGGGTCTATGCAGCCGGTGGCTATTACTATCCGGGAAAGGATAATTCGGCGCTGCAGAACGAGCTGAAGGGCTATAAGGACATGGGCTACGATGTCGTCAAGATGAAGATCGGCGGCGCGTCACTGGATGCCGATCTGGCCCGCATCGAAGCGGCGCTTGAAGTGGCCGGAGAGGGCAATCTGTGTGTCGATGCCAATGGGCGGTTCGATCTGGACACCGCGCTGCTTTATGCCGAGGCGATGGCTGACTACAATCTGTTCTGGTACGAGGAAGCCGGCGATCCGCTGGATTTTGAAATCCAGGCCCGCCTCGCCGAGGCCTATTCCCGCCCGATCGCAACCGGCGAAAACCTGTTTTCCCATCAGGACGCACGCAATCTGCTGCGTTATGGCGGCATGCGGCCTGACCGCGACTGGTTGCAGTTCGATTGCGCCTTGAGTTATGGACTGGTCGAATATCTGCGGACATTGGAAGTGCTGGACGAGATGGGCTGGTCGTCGCGGCGTGTTGTGCCCCATGGCGGCCACCAGATGTCGCTTAACATGGCGGCCGGACTGCATCTGGGTGGCAATGAATCCTACCCGCATGTGTTCAAGCCCTTCTGCGGATTTGCCGACGGGATTGAGGTTGAAAACGGCTATGTCGGCCTGCCGGACATTCCGGGCATCGGCTTTGAAGCCAAAAACCAGTTATTCTCGGTTATGCGGCAACTCGCCGATTGAACCATAGTCTGCCCTGCGGCACCGGCTGAAACTTGCAATGTCTCTAACTGCCGGCACCTGTGGTCGCAACGGAAATGGCATAGACCGAGGTTGTCGCCGTGATCACCATTTGCCGGCCATCGCGCCCGCCAAAGCTGAGATTGGCCACGGTTTCGGGCACCAGAATTGCACCCAGCGGCGCGCCGCCACTGTCAAAACACTCCACGCCAATGGCGCTGCTGGTCCAGATGTTCCCGCCAACATCGATGCGCAGACCATCCGGCACGCCCTGTTCGATATCGATCAGCACATCGCCGCCGGACAGCGTCTCGCCATGACAGGCAAAAGCGCGAATGTGATGCGGCGCTTCCGCATCGTGCGACCGGCCGGAATCCGCGATGTAAAGCACGGATTCGTCAGGCGAAAATGCCAGCCCGTTGGGTTTGACAAAATCATCGGCCACGATCCGGGTCTCGCCGCTGTCGGGATCAACGCAGAACACATGGCAGCCATCCTGCTCCTGTGCGGCGATTTTGCCCTCATAATCGCTGATGATTCCATAGGACGGATCAGTAAACCAGATCGAGCCATCGGATTTGACGACAGCGTCATTTGGCGAGTTCAGCCGCTTGCCGCCATGGCTGTCGGCGATCACCGTCAGGCTGCCATCATGTTCCGTGCGTGTGACGCGGCGGGTCAGATGTTCGCAACTGATCAGCCGCCCCTCGCGGTCACGAGTGTGGCCATTGCTGTTATTGGCGTCACTGTCATACAGGCGCACGCCGCAGCCGCGGATCCATTGCAGCACCTGATTGTTGGGAATATCGCTCCACAGAAAATAGTCGCCATGGGGAAAATACACCGGCCCTTCAGCCCACAGCATGCCGCTGTGAATGCGCTCCAGCGGCGCATCGGGCACCATCAGATTGCGGAACCGCGGATCGTGAATGACAATATGATCTGACATAGTGTGATCTGACATAGTGTGATCTGGCATGGTGTGGCCCCTGTATATTCTGCCCTTATTTCGATAAATCGACCCGCGCTGCAAAAAAAGGTGGGCGCGGCGACATGTCATGCGCAAATAAACACAATGAATGCGGAAATCCGTGACAGGCTGCGCGGGAAACTGAAGTTGAAGCCCGCAGCCGTCGATTTCCCGATCGATCATAATATGATTTGCTGGACACTTTCCTACGGACCGTGAATGGGAACCCCGGTCGCATGAGAGAATGCAGATAGCCGATAGGAACCGAAGGATGCACGGCAAGATCGACCACACTCTGGAGCACTATCTGGCTATTTCCCGCGCTGTCGCCGGGCAGATGGATTTCAAGGCCGTGCTGCACCAGATCGCCGGTGAAGTCCAGAAGATGGTGCCCTATGACCATATGGATGTGGTTATCATCTCGCCGGACAATGCTGACTGTCATGTGTCTGTTGAAGTTGGCGTGGCAACAAAGTGGGGTGTCGATGATGGAGTCCGTCCTATCAGCGAAAGCCCGATCCGCGATCTGCTGACCGGTGATCTCGATTATATCCTGTCTGGCGATGCCTGGGAGGACCCGGTCTTTCACATTCACGGACATTTTTCAGCACCGATTTTTGAGGCCGACCTGCATTCCCGCATCCATGTGCCATTGCTGGTGCATGGCAGGCTGCATGGCTCGCTGAATATTTCGAGCCACCAGAAGAATGCCTATGGTGAGCCCGACCTGGCTGTCGCGAAAAATATCGCAGATCTGATTTCACCGTATTTTTACGCGCTGTCGATGGGCGAGCGGGCGCGCAAGCTTGCCTTGTCCGAAGGTTCGGCCCGCGGCCGCGAAGAGGCGCTGCGCTCTGGCGCGCTGCGTCTCACCGAAGGTATGGAATATCAGCGCAAGCGTCTTGGCATGGAATTGCACGACCAGACACTGGGCGATCTGTCGCGGATTTACCGGCAGGTCAAGACCCTGGCGCGGCGCAGCCAAATCCCCTCGGCCGAATTCGCCGGTCTTGGCGATGCCATCGGCAAATGTATGGCGGAGTTGCGCCGGATCATCGAAAACGCGAAACCCGGCGTACTCGATCTGTTTGGCCTGCAGCAGGCAATTGAAGCACAGCTTCAGCAGGCGGTGGAGGGCGCAATACCCGCTGTCGTCTACACAGTTACGGACGAAACCGGCGGTGCCCTCGACCAGGCCCCGGAAATGCTGCGCACATCGGTGTTCCGGGTTTGTCAGGAAGCCATCAACAATGCAGTCCGGCACAGCCGTTGCGGTCAGATTTCAGTTGCCATTGCAGGCCGGTCCGATGCCATAGATGTGACGGTTTCCAATGACGGCAAGGCACCGCCGGAGGGTTGGGACCGCTCGACAAGGGGCATCGACAATATGCGCGTCCGTGCCGCCCTGATTTCCGGCAGAATTGCTTTTGAGCGCAATCAGGGCTTGACGATTGTCCGTCTGACTGTTCCCAATCCATCCGCCGCGCCGGGCGCTGATCCCGATGCGGATGTCCAACGCAGGAGTTCCGATGAACCTGTTGATAGCTGAAGATGATCCGTTTCACAGATCGTTTCTGCGCACCATCGTCTCCCGGGCGCTCCCCGAATGCGGCACGATTTTCGAGGCCGTCAACGGTGAAGAAGCTCTGGACTTCATGGAGCGCGAGGTGATTGGCGGCGTCGTCATGGATTTGCAGATGCCCAAGGCCAGTGGTGTCGCGGCTGCAAGTGTGATCTGGAATCATCATCCGACGATGCGCATTCTGTTCTGGTCGAATTATGCTGATGAGGCCTATGTGCGCGGCATTTCGCGGATTGTTCCGCCCGATGCGGTCTACGGCTATCTGCTGAAGACCGCCTCCGAGCACCGGCTTGAACTGGCGGTACAGGGGGTTTTTCAGGAAGATCAGTGCGTCGTTGACCGCGAAGTGCGCGGCGTTCAGCAGCGCAGCCAGAATATTCACGAAGGGCTCAGTGATGCGGAATTCGAAGTGCTGCGCGATATTGCCCTGGGCATGACCGACAAGGTGATTGCTGCGCGCCGCTCCATTTCCACGCGCGGGGTCCAGAGCCGTCTGAAAAGCCTGTATGACAAAATGGGCATTGATCCCACGCCCGTCACCAGCGAAATCGGGCCGGCCTTCAATTCGCGCACCCGGGCAGTGGCGGTAGCCATGTCACGCGGTCTGTTGAATGCCGAAGGACTGGCGATCGATGAGGAACGGTACAAAGCCTGGCTCGACAAGGTTGGAGTGTGAAGATTCTTCTCGGTTTGCGGAGACCCGCAAGTTGAGCCGTGCATTTACGAAGCTGAATTCGCCCGAACCACGCTGACCATTGACCTTGCTTGCCTGTAATTCATTACAGTAAGCTCAAACCTCATGCCGCAGGAAATTCGCGGAAGACGTTTGGCGGAAGATGTTTGATTGAGACCACCAGAATATGGTGGTGGTGAAGAAATCTACTCACGAACAAGAAGCCGAAAACGGCTCGCAACATTTGTCCATGGAGGAACTAATGAAACTCACTAATGTGACAGCCGCTGGTGCGGCGCTTGCCTTTCTTCTCAGCACGGCTGCAATGCCTGCATTCGCAGAAACCACAGACAAACGCATTGCCTTGTCAAATAATTATGCCGGGAATTCCTGGCGCCAGGCCATGCTGACCAGTTGGGAAACAGTAACCGGCAAGGCGGTTGCGGACGGCGTGGTTGCCGCTGCGGATGCTTTTACCACGGCAGAAAACCAGGTTACCGAACAAGCTGCCCAGATCCAGAATCTGATCCTGCAGGGCTATGACGCCATCGTTATCAATGCCGCGTCCCCGGAAGGTCTGAACGGAGCGGTGAAAGAAGCCTGCGACGCCGGAGTTGTGGTGGTTTCGTTTGACGGCATCGTCACCGAACCCTGTGCCTGGCGTATTGCTGTCGACTTCAAGCAGATGGGTAAAATTCAGGTCGAATATCTGGCGGAACGTGTGCCTGACGGTGGCAATCTGCTGGAAATCCGGGGCCTCGCCGGGGTTTTCGTCGATGACGAGATTTCAAGCGGTATCCATCAAGGTGTCGCCGAAAACTCGCAATTCTCCATCGCAGGATCGGTTCATGGCGACTGGGCCCAGGACGTCGCCCAAAAGGCCGTTGCCGGCATTTTGCCAAGTCTGTCCGATATCAAGGGTGTTGTGACCCAGGGCGGCGATGGCTATGGCGCGGCGCAGGCCTTCAAGGCAGCCGGCCGTGACATGCCGATCATCATCATGGGCAATCGCTACGACGAGCTGAGCTGGTGGAAAGAACAGAAAGACGCCAATGGCTATCAGACCATGTCGGTGTCGATTGCCCCTGGCGTCTCAACTCTGGCATTCTGGGTTGCCCAGCAGATTCTGGATGGCAAGGAAGTGCCGAAAGACCTGACTGTGCCGTTCCTGTCGATCTCGCAGGAAACCCTTGAAGAAAGCCTCAAGACCACCCAGGAGGGCGGTGTTGCCAATGTTGAATATAGCCAGGAAGAGGCACAGGACGTCGTATCCGGCGCGATGTAACTGCAATTTCAGCGACAGGCTTTGCTGAATGACAAACGACGATCTCCCCGTCGTTGAGCTTCACGGCGTTGAAAAATCTTTCGGCGCCGTGAATGCTCTGCGAAACGCCAATCTGGTTGTCAGATCCGGCGAATGCATAGGACTGGTCGGCCACAATGGGGCCGGCAAATCCACTTTGATGAATGTCCTGTCCGGGGTTCTGGCACCCGATAGCGGAGACATCCGGTTTGGCGGGACAGTCGTAAGCGCGCGCTACAATGTCAGCGAAGCCAACCGCTTCGGCCTGCGCTGCGTGTTTCAGGAACTGTCTTTGTGCCCCAATTTGAGCGTCGCGGAAAACGCCCGCATTTCACATCCGCAAATTCGCGGGTTTGGCTGGCGCAGGCGCGCATCCGCTCTGATCCGCTTCTGGCTCGACGAGATTTTTCCCGGCAACCGTATCAAGGGCGACGATATTGTTGGTGAGCTGACTATTGCGCGCCGCCAGATGGTGGAAATTTCACGCGCCTTTTCATCTCTGGATGAAACGGTGCGTCTGGTCATTCTCGACGAGCCGACATCGTCTCTCGACAAGAGTTCGGCAGATCAGTTGTTGGCCTTTGTGAAGAAATTCACCGGGCAGGGCGGCAGCGTCATTCTGATTTCGCACATGCTGCGCGAAGTGCTGGAAACATCGGATCGGATTGTGGTGATGCGCGACGGCACTGTAGTGGCCAATGATGACACCGCCAATTTCAACCGCGCCCGGCTGGTCCGCGAAATGGGCTCGGTGCTGGCCGAAGACGCCAGAGAGGAGTCTGCCGTCAAAGCCCGCGCCAGCGGTGAAGCAGTGGTTCGCATTGCTGCCACTGACGGAATTCAGCTCAATGTTTTCAAAGGCGAGATTGTCGGCTTTGCCGGCATCGCCGGGCAGGGCCAGACCGAAAAGCTGGTGCAGATTTTTGCGGCCTCGCATGGCAGCAGGAACGGCGTCGAGATCGAACATCAGGCAGCTTTCGTGGCCGGCGACCGGCAGGCCGCAGGGATTTTCCCGGGCTGGTCGATTGAGAAAAACATCTCGATAGCGTCGGCCCGCTTTATGGTCCGAAACGGGCTGATTGACCCGGACCGGGAACTTGACATTTCCCGGCAATGGCAGAAGCGCCTTGGCATCCGCACCGATGATTTATCCAACAATATTCTCTCCCTGTCCGGCGGCAATCAGCAAAAGGTGCTGTTCGCCCGCGCTCTCGGATCGCCTGCGCCTATTGTGCTGATGGATGATCCGATGCGCGGCGTCGATATCGGCACCAAGCAGGATGTTTACGCGATCCTGAAGCAGGAAGCGGAGAACGGTCGGACTTTTGTCTGGTACACAACGGAAATGGATGAGTTGAAACATTGCGACTATGTCTACGTTTTTCGCGACGGGCTGGCCGTGGCCGAACTGCCCCGCCATGAGGTCACGGAAGCTGGAATTCTCAATGCCTCCTTTGAAGCGGCGAGCGCAGCCTGATGTCCAGATTTCTGACAGCCAACGCCATGCGCACTCTGCTGCCAGCCCTGTCGCTAGCGGCACTTCTGGCGGCGATTTTCTATCTGCAGCCCCGCACCATGAGCTATTTCGGGCTCAACCTGCTGCTCAATCTGGCGGTCCCGATCGCGCTGGCGACCATCGCGCAGATGTTCATTCTGTGCGTCAATGATCTCGATCTGTCATTGGGTGCCTTTGTCAGCCTGACCGCCTGCATCACTGCCACCTGGCTGTATGACACGCCGGTACTGGGTGTTCTGGCACTGGCCGGCTGTGTGCTTGCCTACGCTTTGCTGGGCGCGCTGATTCATTTGCGCAACCTGCCGTCCATTGTCGTCACCCTTGGCATGTCCTTCGTCTGGATGGGCATTGCCGTTCTGATCCTGCCGACACCCGGCGGCAAGGCTCCGGAGTGGATCAGAACGCTGATGACCCTGAAACCGGCTTATGTGCCATTTCCCATTATTGCCTCGGTTGTTCTCGGGCTGGTCGTGCATTTCGGTCTGATGCGTTCTGCCGCCGGTGTGGTTCTGCGCGGTGCCGGCGGCAATCCGCAATCGGTCGAGCGCGCCGGATGGTCGCTGCTCAAGGTCAAGGTCAGCATGTTTGCTCTGGCCGGGTTTTTCGGTGTGCTGTCGGGCATGGCGCTGGTCGGTCTCACCACATCCGCCGATGCCAATATCGCGCTGCGCTATACGCTGCTGAGCATTGCCGGGGTCATTTTGGGCGGCGGCGAATTTGTCGGCGGCCGGGTCTCGCCAATCGGCGCGGTGATCGGTGCCATCACCCTGGCGCTGGCCGGGTCCTTCCTGTCATTTCTGCGGCTCAATCCGGACTGGCAGATTGGCGCGCAAGGGGCGATATTGATCCTTGTTCTGGCACTGCGGGTGCTGATCGACAGATCGGACCGGCGCTCGTGAGCGCGACCGACAGACCTTGGATCTGGGCCTGGATCGGTACCGTCTCGATCTGGCTGGTGATTGCCGCCCTGTCCGGTCTGGCCCCGGGAATGGAAGTGTTGTCCGCTGCGGCCTCGTTCGGGACGTTTTTTGTTCTCGTCGCCATTGGCCAGATGTTCGTCATCACTCTGGGACCGGGCAATGTCGATCTGTCGATCCCCGCCTGCATGACCCTGGCAAGCACCGTTGCAATGAAAGTCATGGCCGGATCTGAGGCCATGCTGCTTCCTGGATTCCTGATTGTGATTGCAATCGGTCTTGTTATCGGCACCATCAATTTCGCGCTGATTTTGCTGCTGCGCATCCCGCCGATTATCGCAACCCTGTCCTCCAGCTTTCTATTTCAGTCGACCGCAATCTGGTACAATCGCGGATTGCGGGTGAAGCCGCCGGAAGCGCTGGCAGATTTTGCCACCGCCAAAATCTATGGGGTGCCAACTCTTGCGATAGCGGTTCTGGTTCTGACCATCATCATGCATGTCGTTCTGCACCGCACTTATTTCGGCAGATCCATTCTGGCCGTCGGCCAGAATTCGCAGGCTGCCGGTCTGGCCGGCGTTCCGGTGCAGCGCACCCGGTTTCTGACCTATCTGCTCAGCGCGGTTCTGGCTGCTGTCTGCGGCTTCTTTCTGGCCGGATTTTCCGGCGGCGCAGCGCTTAATATGGGCGCCGAATATCTGCTGATGTCCATCGCCGTTGTGGTCATTGGCGGCACCTCTGTTGCCGGCGGCTTTGCCAATCTGCCGGGCCTGTGGGGCGCAGCCCTGTTCATGTTTCTGCTCGTCACCATGCTCAACACCCTCGGCCTCAGCGCAGGCTACCGGCTGATCCTTACCGGCGTCATCATTGTTGCTGTCATCGCCATTTCCGGCAAGCGGCGGTAATCTACCCCAGGTGTCGATTTTTGCGCGGCAATGGTTTATGACGCGCATCGGAAACGCCGACGAATCCTCCAGATGAGATCCTTATGACCCCTGATATCCTGTGCCTTGGCGAACCGATGCTTGAATTCAATCAGCAGCCCGACGGCATGTATCTGCCCGGCCATGGTGGCGACACTTCCAATTGCGCCATTGCTGCCGCACGTCAGGGTGCGCGCGTGGGCTATGTCAGCCATATTGGCCGCGATGCCTTCGGTGACAGTTTTATGGCGCTTTGGATCTCCGAAAGCGTTGATACATCCAATGTGGTTCAGGTGCCGGATGCGCCGACCGGGATTTATTTTGTAACTCATGGCGAACAGGGCCACGATTTCAGCTATTTTCGTGCCGGATCGGCGAGCAGCCTCATGACGCCCGGGGATCTGCCGGCCGCAGCGCTTCGCAGTACCAAAATCCTGCATCTCTCCGGCATCAGCCAGGGCATTTCCGACAGCGCTGCCGATACCGGGTTCGCCGCAATCGAGATGGTCAAAAAGGCGGGCGGGCTGGTGTCCTATGACACGAATTTGCGGCCAAAACTCTGGCCCGTCGCCCGTGCCAGAGCCATTATTCACGCCGCCGTCGCGCAAAGCGATGTCGCGCTGCCCGGCCTTGATGACGCAATACTTCTGACCGGCCTGTCAGAGCCGGAAGAGATTGTTGACTTCTATCTTGCACTTGGCGCGAAAATCGTTGCCCTGACGCTGGGGCCAAAAGGAACCCTGGTAGGGACCGCAACGGAAAGCCGGCTGATTGCGGGCCGCAAGGTCAAAGCGGTGGACGCGACCGGGGCCGGGGATACGTTTGACGGCGCCTTTCTGGCGCATTTCGTGGAAAGCCGCGACCCGTTCGCCGCCGCGCATTTTGCAAATGCTGCTGCTGCCCTGTCGACACAGGGGTTCGGCGCTGTCGCACCAATGCCTTATACGTCCGATGTGAAAGCTTTTCTTGCGTCAGACCAGCCGGGTTGAAGCGCAAATCCTGTTGGCACGATTCACAGCTTGGCTGCGGCTTTGGCAAACGGCATGAAGGTGCGGATCAGTTTGCTGTCGAGCCGCTCACGCAGGCATATCAGGGCCTCGTCCATGGTAATATTGGCATCCTTGATCATGATTTTGCAGAGCCGGTGATCGCCCCCGAATTCGGCTTCTGACACCACCCCCACTCCGGCACCGGCGGCAACGATTTCGCGCACCGCCTCGCGGCCTTCCGCCTCAATCCGGACCTCCAGCTTGATGTTGTTGGCACTTGCAAACTCTTCCAGTTTGGCACGGGTTTTGGAGCCCTTTTCCCGCAACACCAGAGGCATTTTTGCCAACTCGCTGAAGCTGATGCTGGCTTTGCTGGCAAAGTTGCTGGTTTTGGGTGCGAAAGCGATGATCGGTGTCGAGTTGAGATGCACAACTTCAAAATCCCGGCCTTCCGGCACGTCACCGAGAATTCCAATATCCGCCTCATACGTGTTGAGCGCGTCGATCACCGCTTCGCTGTTGCCAACGCGTATGGACACAAAAATATCCGGATAGTTGATTCGGAATGAACCGAGAATATCAAGCATATGGTGGGCTGAATCCGCCATGA from Pararhizobium sp. IMCC3301 includes the following:
- a CDS encoding LysR substrate-binding domain-containing protein; translated protein: MRYVQLRAFHYVATHGGFSRAAEALHLTQPAISDQVRKLESEYDVRLFNRNRKQVTVTSAGQKLLELTRRMFEVESQALELLSESRALKSGRLNIMADSAHHMLDILGSFRINYPDIFVSIRVGNSEAVIDALNTYEADIGILGDVPEGRDFEVVHLNSTPIIAFAPKTSNFASKASISFSELAKMPLVLREKGSKTRAKLEEFASANNIKLEVRIEAEGREAVREIVAAGAGVGVVSEAEFGGDHRLCKIMIKDANITMDEALICLRERLDSKLIRTFMPFAKAAAKL
- a CDS encoding ABC transporter permease, whose product is MSATDRPWIWAWIGTVSIWLVIAALSGLAPGMEVLSAAASFGTFFVLVAIGQMFVITLGPGNVDLSIPACMTLASTVAMKVMAGSEAMLLPGFLIVIAIGLVIGTINFALILLLRIPPIIATLSSSFLFQSTAIWYNRGLRVKPPEALADFATAKIYGVPTLAIAVLVLTIIMHVVLHRTYFGRSILAVGQNSQAAGLAGVPVQRTRFLTYLLSAVLAAVCGFFLAGFSGGAALNMGAEYLLMSIAVVVIGGTSVAGGFANLPGLWGAALFMFLLVTMLNTLGLSAGYRLILTGVIIVAVIAISGKRR
- a CDS encoding sugar kinase, which encodes MTPDILCLGEPMLEFNQQPDGMYLPGHGGDTSNCAIAAARQGARVGYVSHIGRDAFGDSFMALWISESVDTSNVVQVPDAPTGIYFVTHGEQGHDFSYFRAGSASSLMTPGDLPAAALRSTKILHLSGISQGISDSAADTGFAAIEMVKKAGGLVSYDTNLRPKLWPVARARAIIHAAVAQSDVALPGLDDAILLTGLSEPEEIVDFYLALGAKIVALTLGPKGTLVGTATESRLIAGRKVKAVDATGAGDTFDGAFLAHFVESRDPFAAAHFANAAAALSTQGFGAVAPMPYTSDVKAFLASDQPG